In Kogia breviceps isolate mKogBre1 chromosome 19, mKogBre1 haplotype 1, whole genome shotgun sequence, a single genomic region encodes these proteins:
- the MED24 gene encoding mediator of RNA polymerase II transcription subunit 24 isoform X4 → MKVVNLKQAILQAWKERWSDYQWAINMKKFFPKGATWDILNLAEALLEQAMIGPSPNPLILSYLKYAISSQMVSYSSVLTAISKFDDFSRDLCVQALLDIMDMFCDRLSCHGKAEECIGLCRALLSALHWLLRCTTASAERLREGLEAGTPAAGEKQLAMCLQRLEKTLSSTKNRALLHIAKLEEASSWTAIEHCLLKLGEILANLSNPQLRSQAEQCGTLIRSIPTMLSVHSEQLHKTGFPTVHAVVLLEGTMNLTGETQPLVEQLMMVKRMQHIPTPLFVLEIWKACFVGLIESPEGTGELKWTAFTFLKIPQVLVKLKKYSHGDKDFTEDVSSAFEFLLKLTPLLDKADQRCNCDCTNFLLQECSKQGLLSEASTNNLMAKRKADREHAPQLKSDENANIQPNPGLILRAEPTVTNILKTMDADHSKSPEGLLGVLGHMLSGKSLDLLLAAAAATGKLKSFARKFINLNEFTTHRSEESTKAASVRALLFDISFLMLCHVAQTYGSEVILSESNTGGEVFFFETWMQTCMPEEGKILNPDHPCFRPDSTKVESLVALLNNSSEIKLVQMKWHEACLNISAAILEILNAWENGVLAFESIQKITDNIKGKVCSLAVCAVAWLVAHVRMLGLDEREKSLQMIRQLAGPLYSENTLQFYNERVVIMSSILEHMCADVLQQTATQIKFPSTGMDAMPYWNLLPPKRPIKEVLTDIFAKVLEKGWVDSRSIHIFDTLLHMGGVYWFCNNLIKELLKETRKEHTLRAVELLYSIFCLDMQQVTLVLLGHILPGLLTDSSKWHSLMDPPGTALAKLAVWCALSSYSSHKGQASSRQKKRQREDIEDYISLFPLDDMQPSKLMRLLSSNEEDANILSSPTDRSMSSSLSASQLHTVNMRDPLNRVLANLFLLISSILGSRTAGPHTQFVQWFMEDCVDCLEQGGRGSILQFMPFTTVSELVKVSAMSSPKVVLAITDLSLPLGRQVAAKAIAAL, encoded by the exons ATGGTGTCCTACTCCTCCGTCCTCACAGCTATCAGTAAG TTTGATGACTTTTCCCGGGACCTGTGTGTCCAGGCTTTGCTGGATATCATGGACATGTTTTGTGACCGACTGAG CTGTCACGGCAAAGCGGAGGAGTGCATCGGGCTGTGCCGGGCCCTCCTCAGCGCCCTCCACTGGCTGCTGCGCTGCACCACAGCCTCTGCAGAGCGGCTCCGGGAGGGGCTGGAGGCGGGCACCCCAGCGGCTGGTGAGAAGCAGCTTGCCATGTGCCTGCAGCGCCTGGAGAAGACCCTCAGCAGCACCAAGAACCGGGCCCTGCTCCACATCGCCAAACTAGAGGAGGCCT CCTCCTGGACTGCCATCGAGCATTGTCTCCTGAAGCTTGGGGAGATCCTGGCCAATCTCAGCAACCCCCAGCTCCGGAGCCAGGCTGAGCAGTGTGGCACGCTCATTAGGAG CATCCCCACCATGCTGTCCGTGCACTCTGAGCAGCTGCACAAGACCGGCTTCCCCACAGTCCACGCGGTGGTCCTGCTTGAGGGCACCATGAACCTGACCGGCGAGACACAGCCCCTGGTGGAACAGCTGATGATGGTGAAACGCATGCAG CATATCCCCACCCCACTCTTTGTCCTGGAGATCTGGAAGGCCTGCTTCGTGGGCCTCATCGAGTCTCCTGAGGGCACGGGGGAGCTCAAGTGGACAGCTTTCACTTTCCTCAAG ATTCCACAGGTTTTGGTGAAGTTGAAGAAATACTCCCATGGGGACAAG GACTTTACCGAGGATGTCAGTTCTGCTTTTGAGTTCCTGCTGAAGCTCACACCCTTGCTGGACAAAGCTGACCAGCGCTGCAA CTGTGACTGTACAAATTTCCTACTCCAAGAATGTAGCAAGCAGGGCCTTCTGTCTGAAGCCAGTACGAACAATCTCATGGCCAAGCG CAAAGCAGACCGGGAGCACGCACCCCAGCTGAAATCAGATGAAAATGCCAACATCCAGCCCAACCCCGGGCTGATCCTCCGCGCGGAGCCCACCGTCACCAACATCCTCAAA ACAATGGATGCAGACCACTCCAAGTCCCCGGAGGGGCTGCTAGGGGTCCTGGGCCACATGCTTTCTGGGAAGAGCCTGGACTTGCTGCTGGCTGCTGCTGCGGCCACTGGGAAGCTTAAGTCCTTTGCCCGGAAATTCATCAA TTTGAACGAATTCACGACACACCGCAGTGAAGAAAGCA CCAAGGCGGCCTCAGTTCGAGCCTTGCTCTTTGACATCTCCTTTCTCATGCTGTGCCACGTGGCCCAGACCTATGGCTCAGAG GTGATCCTGTCCGAGTCAAACACGGGAGGAGAGGTGTTCTTCTTTGAGACCTGGATGCAGACCTGCATGCCCGAGGAGGGAAAAATCCTGAACCCTGACCACCCTTGCTTCCGGCCCGACTCTACCAAAGTGGAGTCCCTGGTGGCTCTGCTCAACAATTCCTCGGAGATAAAGCTGGT GCAGATGAAGTGGCATGAAGCCTGTCTCAACATTTCGGCGGCCATCTTGGAAATCCTCAATGCCTGGGAGAATGGGGTGCTGGCCTTTGAGTCCATCCAG aaAATCACCGATAACATCAAGGGGAAGGTGTGCAGCCTGGCAGTGTGTGCTGTGGCCTGGCTTGTGGCCCACGTGCGGATGCTGGGGCTGGACGAGCGTGAGAAGTCGCTGCAGATGATCCGCCAGCTGGCAGGGCCGCTGTACAGCGAGAACACCCTGCAGTTCTACAACGAAAG gGTGGTGATCATGAGCTCCATCCTGGAGCACATGTGTGCGGACGTGCTGCAGCAGACGGCCACACAGATCAAGTTCCCATCCACGGGTATGGACGCCATGCCCTACTGGAACCTGCTGCCCCCCAAGCGACCCATCAAAGAGGTGCTGACGGACATATTTGCTAAGGTGCTGGAGAAGGGATGGGTGGACAGTCGCTCCATCCACATCTTTGACACCCTGCTGCACATGGGAGGCGTCTACTGGTTCTGCAACAACCTGATTAAG GAGCTGTTGAAGGAGACGCGGAAGGAGCACACGCTGCGGGCGGTGGAGCTGCTCTACTCCATCTTCTGTCTGGACATGCAGCAAGTGACCCTGGTCCTGCTGGGCCACATCCTGCCTGGCCTGCTCACCGACTCCTCCAAGTGGCACAGCCTCATGGACCCCCCTGGCACGGCTCTCGCCAA GCTGGCCGTCTGGTGTGCCCTGAGTTCCTACTCTTCGCACAAGGGGCAGGCGTCCTCCCGCCAAAAGAAGAGACAGCGCGAAGACATCGAG GATTACATCAGCCTCTTCCCCTTGGATGACATGCAGCCCTCGAAGCTCATGCGACTTCTGAGCTCCAATGAGGAAGATGCAAATATCCTTTCGAGTCCCA CCGACCGGTCCATGAGCAGCTCCCTGTcagcctcccagctccacacgGTTAACATGAGAGACCCGCTGAACCGAGTCCTGG CCAACCTGTTCCTGCTCATTTCCTCCATCCTGGGCTCTCGGACCGCCGGCCCCCACACGCAGTTCGTGCAGTGGTTCATGGAGGACTGCGTGGACTGCCTGGAACAGGGCGGCCGAGGCAGCATCCTGCAGTTCATGCCCTTTACCACG GTATCGGAACTGGTAAAGGTGTCAGCCATGTCCAGCCCCAAGGTGGTTCTGGCCATCACGGACCTCAGCCTGCCCCTGGGCCGCCAGGTGGCCGCCAAAGCCATTGCCGCCCTCTGA
- the MED24 gene encoding mediator of RNA polymerase II transcription subunit 24 isoform X3, whose translation MKVVNLKQAILQAWKERWSDYQWAINMKKFFPKGATWDILNLAEALLEQAMIGPSPNPLILSYLKYAISSQMVSYSSVLTAISKFDDFSRDLCVQALLDIMDMFCDRLSCHGKAEECIGLCRALLSALHWLLRCTTASAERLREGLEAGTPAAGEKQLAMCLQRLEKTLSSTKNRALLHIAKLEEASSWTAIEHCLLKLGEILANLSNPQLRSQAEQCGTLIRSIPTMLSVHSEQLHKTGFPTVHAVVLLEGTMNLTGETQPLVEQLMMVKRMQHIPTPLFVLEIWKACFVGLIESPEGTGELKWTAFTFLKIPQVLVKLKKYSHGDKDFTEDVSSAFEFLLKLTPLLDKADQRCNCDCTNFLLQECSKQGLLSEASTNNLMAKRKADREHAPQLKSDENANIQPNPGLILRAEPTVTNILKTMDADHSKSPEGLLGVLGHMLSGKSLDLLLAAAAATGKLKSFARKFINLNEFTTHRSEESSWGSAFSSFTAKAASVRALLFDISFLMLCHVAQTYGSEVILSESNTGGEVFFFETWMQTCMPEEGKILNPDHPCFRPDSTKVESLVALLNNSSEIKLVQMKWHEACLNISAAILEILNAWENGVLAFESIQKITDNIKGKVCSLAVCAVAWLVAHVRMLGLDEREKSLQMIRQLAGPLYSENTLQFYNERVVIMSSILEHMCADVLQQTATQIKFPSTGMDAMPYWNLLPPKRPIKEVLTDIFAKVLEKGWVDSRSIHIFDTLLHMGGVYWFCNNLIKELLKETRKEHTLRAVELLYSIFCLDMQQVTLVLLGHILPGLLTDSSKWHSLMDPPGTALAKLAVWCALSSYSSHKGQASSRQKKRQREDIEDYISLFPLDDMQPSKLMRLLSSNEEDANILSSPTDRSMSSSLSASQLHTVNMRDPLNRVLANLFLLISSILGSRTAGPHTQFVQWFMEDCVDCLEQGGRGSILQFMPFTTVSELVKVSAMSSPKVVLAITDLSLPLGRQVAAKAIAAL comes from the exons ATGGTGTCCTACTCCTCCGTCCTCACAGCTATCAGTAAG TTTGATGACTTTTCCCGGGACCTGTGTGTCCAGGCTTTGCTGGATATCATGGACATGTTTTGTGACCGACTGAG CTGTCACGGCAAAGCGGAGGAGTGCATCGGGCTGTGCCGGGCCCTCCTCAGCGCCCTCCACTGGCTGCTGCGCTGCACCACAGCCTCTGCAGAGCGGCTCCGGGAGGGGCTGGAGGCGGGCACCCCAGCGGCTGGTGAGAAGCAGCTTGCCATGTGCCTGCAGCGCCTGGAGAAGACCCTCAGCAGCACCAAGAACCGGGCCCTGCTCCACATCGCCAAACTAGAGGAGGCCT CCTCCTGGACTGCCATCGAGCATTGTCTCCTGAAGCTTGGGGAGATCCTGGCCAATCTCAGCAACCCCCAGCTCCGGAGCCAGGCTGAGCAGTGTGGCACGCTCATTAGGAG CATCCCCACCATGCTGTCCGTGCACTCTGAGCAGCTGCACAAGACCGGCTTCCCCACAGTCCACGCGGTGGTCCTGCTTGAGGGCACCATGAACCTGACCGGCGAGACACAGCCCCTGGTGGAACAGCTGATGATGGTGAAACGCATGCAG CATATCCCCACCCCACTCTTTGTCCTGGAGATCTGGAAGGCCTGCTTCGTGGGCCTCATCGAGTCTCCTGAGGGCACGGGGGAGCTCAAGTGGACAGCTTTCACTTTCCTCAAG ATTCCACAGGTTTTGGTGAAGTTGAAGAAATACTCCCATGGGGACAAG GACTTTACCGAGGATGTCAGTTCTGCTTTTGAGTTCCTGCTGAAGCTCACACCCTTGCTGGACAAAGCTGACCAGCGCTGCAA CTGTGACTGTACAAATTTCCTACTCCAAGAATGTAGCAAGCAGGGCCTTCTGTCTGAAGCCAGTACGAACAATCTCATGGCCAAGCG CAAAGCAGACCGGGAGCACGCACCCCAGCTGAAATCAGATGAAAATGCCAACATCCAGCCCAACCCCGGGCTGATCCTCCGCGCGGAGCCCACCGTCACCAACATCCTCAAA ACAATGGATGCAGACCACTCCAAGTCCCCGGAGGGGCTGCTAGGGGTCCTGGGCCACATGCTTTCTGGGAAGAGCCTGGACTTGCTGCTGGCTGCTGCTGCGGCCACTGGGAAGCTTAAGTCCTTTGCCCGGAAATTCATCAA TTTGAACGAATTCACGACACACCGCAGTGAAGAAAGCA GCTGGGGGTCAGCCTTTTCATCCTTCACAGCCAAGGCGGCCTCAGTTCGAGCCTTGCTCTTTGACATCTCCTTTCTCATGCTGTGCCACGTGGCCCAGACCTATGGCTCAGAG GTGATCCTGTCCGAGTCAAACACGGGAGGAGAGGTGTTCTTCTTTGAGACCTGGATGCAGACCTGCATGCCCGAGGAGGGAAAAATCCTGAACCCTGACCACCCTTGCTTCCGGCCCGACTCTACCAAAGTGGAGTCCCTGGTGGCTCTGCTCAACAATTCCTCGGAGATAAAGCTGGT GCAGATGAAGTGGCATGAAGCCTGTCTCAACATTTCGGCGGCCATCTTGGAAATCCTCAATGCCTGGGAGAATGGGGTGCTGGCCTTTGAGTCCATCCAG aaAATCACCGATAACATCAAGGGGAAGGTGTGCAGCCTGGCAGTGTGTGCTGTGGCCTGGCTTGTGGCCCACGTGCGGATGCTGGGGCTGGACGAGCGTGAGAAGTCGCTGCAGATGATCCGCCAGCTGGCAGGGCCGCTGTACAGCGAGAACACCCTGCAGTTCTACAACGAAAG gGTGGTGATCATGAGCTCCATCCTGGAGCACATGTGTGCGGACGTGCTGCAGCAGACGGCCACACAGATCAAGTTCCCATCCACGGGTATGGACGCCATGCCCTACTGGAACCTGCTGCCCCCCAAGCGACCCATCAAAGAGGTGCTGACGGACATATTTGCTAAGGTGCTGGAGAAGGGATGGGTGGACAGTCGCTCCATCCACATCTTTGACACCCTGCTGCACATGGGAGGCGTCTACTGGTTCTGCAACAACCTGATTAAG GAGCTGTTGAAGGAGACGCGGAAGGAGCACACGCTGCGGGCGGTGGAGCTGCTCTACTCCATCTTCTGTCTGGACATGCAGCAAGTGACCCTGGTCCTGCTGGGCCACATCCTGCCTGGCCTGCTCACCGACTCCTCCAAGTGGCACAGCCTCATGGACCCCCCTGGCACGGCTCTCGCCAA GCTGGCCGTCTGGTGTGCCCTGAGTTCCTACTCTTCGCACAAGGGGCAGGCGTCCTCCCGCCAAAAGAAGAGACAGCGCGAAGACATCGAG GATTACATCAGCCTCTTCCCCTTGGATGACATGCAGCCCTCGAAGCTCATGCGACTTCTGAGCTCCAATGAGGAAGATGCAAATATCCTTTCGAGTCCCA CCGACCGGTCCATGAGCAGCTCCCTGTcagcctcccagctccacacgGTTAACATGAGAGACCCGCTGAACCGAGTCCTGG CCAACCTGTTCCTGCTCATTTCCTCCATCCTGGGCTCTCGGACCGCCGGCCCCCACACGCAGTTCGTGCAGTGGTTCATGGAGGACTGCGTGGACTGCCTGGAACAGGGCGGCCGAGGCAGCATCCTGCAGTTCATGCCCTTTACCACG GTATCGGAACTGGTAAAGGTGTCAGCCATGTCCAGCCCCAAGGTGGTTCTGGCCATCACGGACCTCAGCCTGCCCCTGGGCCGCCAGGTGGCCGCCAAAGCCATTGCCGCCCTCTGA
- the MED24 gene encoding mediator of RNA polymerase II transcription subunit 24 isoform X2, producing the protein MKVVNLKQAILQAWKERWSDYQWAINMKKFFPKGATWDILNLAEALLEQAMIGPSPNPLILSYLKYAISSQMVSYSSVLTAISKFDDFSRDLCVQALLDIMDMFCDRLSCHGKAEECIGLCRALLSALHWLLRCTTASAERLREGLEAGTPAAGEKQLAMCLQRLEKTLSSTKNRALLHIAKLEEASLHTSQGLGQGGTRANQPTASWTAIEHCLLKLGEILANLSNPQLRSQAEQCGTLIRSIPTMLSVHSEQLHKTGFPTVHAVVLLEGTMNLTGETQPLVEQLMMVKRMQHIPTPLFVLEIWKACFVGLIESPEGTGELKWTAFTFLKIPQVLVKLKKYSHGDKDFTEDVSSAFEFLLKLTPLLDKADQRCNCDCTNFLLQECSKQGLLSEASTNNLMAKRKADREHAPQLKSDENANIQPNPGLILRAEPTVTNILKTMDADHSKSPEGLLGVLGHMLSGKSLDLLLAAAAATGKLKSFARKFINLNEFTTHRSEESTKAASVRALLFDISFLMLCHVAQTYGSEVILSESNTGGEVFFFETWMQTCMPEEGKILNPDHPCFRPDSTKVESLVALLNNSSEIKLVQMKWHEACLNISAAILEILNAWENGVLAFESIQKITDNIKGKVCSLAVCAVAWLVAHVRMLGLDEREKSLQMIRQLAGPLYSENTLQFYNERVVIMSSILEHMCADVLQQTATQIKFPSTGMDAMPYWNLLPPKRPIKEVLTDIFAKVLEKGWVDSRSIHIFDTLLHMGGVYWFCNNLIKELLKETRKEHTLRAVELLYSIFCLDMQQVTLVLLGHILPGLLTDSSKWHSLMDPPGTALAKLAVWCALSSYSSHKGQASSRQKKRQREDIEDYISLFPLDDMQPSKLMRLLSSNEEDANILSSPTDRSMSSSLSASQLHTVNMRDPLNRVLANLFLLISSILGSRTAGPHTQFVQWFMEDCVDCLEQGGRGSILQFMPFTTVSELVKVSAMSSPKVVLAITDLSLPLGRQVAAKAIAAL; encoded by the exons ATGGTGTCCTACTCCTCCGTCCTCACAGCTATCAGTAAG TTTGATGACTTTTCCCGGGACCTGTGTGTCCAGGCTTTGCTGGATATCATGGACATGTTTTGTGACCGACTGAG CTGTCACGGCAAAGCGGAGGAGTGCATCGGGCTGTGCCGGGCCCTCCTCAGCGCCCTCCACTGGCTGCTGCGCTGCACCACAGCCTCTGCAGAGCGGCTCCGGGAGGGGCTGGAGGCGGGCACCCCAGCGGCTGGTGAGAAGCAGCTTGCCATGTGCCTGCAGCGCCTGGAGAAGACCCTCAGCAGCACCAAGAACCGGGCCCTGCTCCACATCGCCAAACTAGAGGAGGCCT CATTGCATACATCCCAGGGACTTGGGCAGGGTGGCACCCGAGCCAATCAACCAACAG CCTCCTGGACTGCCATCGAGCATTGTCTCCTGAAGCTTGGGGAGATCCTGGCCAATCTCAGCAACCCCCAGCTCCGGAGCCAGGCTGAGCAGTGTGGCACGCTCATTAGGAG CATCCCCACCATGCTGTCCGTGCACTCTGAGCAGCTGCACAAGACCGGCTTCCCCACAGTCCACGCGGTGGTCCTGCTTGAGGGCACCATGAACCTGACCGGCGAGACACAGCCCCTGGTGGAACAGCTGATGATGGTGAAACGCATGCAG CATATCCCCACCCCACTCTTTGTCCTGGAGATCTGGAAGGCCTGCTTCGTGGGCCTCATCGAGTCTCCTGAGGGCACGGGGGAGCTCAAGTGGACAGCTTTCACTTTCCTCAAG ATTCCACAGGTTTTGGTGAAGTTGAAGAAATACTCCCATGGGGACAAG GACTTTACCGAGGATGTCAGTTCTGCTTTTGAGTTCCTGCTGAAGCTCACACCCTTGCTGGACAAAGCTGACCAGCGCTGCAA CTGTGACTGTACAAATTTCCTACTCCAAGAATGTAGCAAGCAGGGCCTTCTGTCTGAAGCCAGTACGAACAATCTCATGGCCAAGCG CAAAGCAGACCGGGAGCACGCACCCCAGCTGAAATCAGATGAAAATGCCAACATCCAGCCCAACCCCGGGCTGATCCTCCGCGCGGAGCCCACCGTCACCAACATCCTCAAA ACAATGGATGCAGACCACTCCAAGTCCCCGGAGGGGCTGCTAGGGGTCCTGGGCCACATGCTTTCTGGGAAGAGCCTGGACTTGCTGCTGGCTGCTGCTGCGGCCACTGGGAAGCTTAAGTCCTTTGCCCGGAAATTCATCAA TTTGAACGAATTCACGACACACCGCAGTGAAGAAAGCA CCAAGGCGGCCTCAGTTCGAGCCTTGCTCTTTGACATCTCCTTTCTCATGCTGTGCCACGTGGCCCAGACCTATGGCTCAGAG GTGATCCTGTCCGAGTCAAACACGGGAGGAGAGGTGTTCTTCTTTGAGACCTGGATGCAGACCTGCATGCCCGAGGAGGGAAAAATCCTGAACCCTGACCACCCTTGCTTCCGGCCCGACTCTACCAAAGTGGAGTCCCTGGTGGCTCTGCTCAACAATTCCTCGGAGATAAAGCTGGT GCAGATGAAGTGGCATGAAGCCTGTCTCAACATTTCGGCGGCCATCTTGGAAATCCTCAATGCCTGGGAGAATGGGGTGCTGGCCTTTGAGTCCATCCAG aaAATCACCGATAACATCAAGGGGAAGGTGTGCAGCCTGGCAGTGTGTGCTGTGGCCTGGCTTGTGGCCCACGTGCGGATGCTGGGGCTGGACGAGCGTGAGAAGTCGCTGCAGATGATCCGCCAGCTGGCAGGGCCGCTGTACAGCGAGAACACCCTGCAGTTCTACAACGAAAG gGTGGTGATCATGAGCTCCATCCTGGAGCACATGTGTGCGGACGTGCTGCAGCAGACGGCCACACAGATCAAGTTCCCATCCACGGGTATGGACGCCATGCCCTACTGGAACCTGCTGCCCCCCAAGCGACCCATCAAAGAGGTGCTGACGGACATATTTGCTAAGGTGCTGGAGAAGGGATGGGTGGACAGTCGCTCCATCCACATCTTTGACACCCTGCTGCACATGGGAGGCGTCTACTGGTTCTGCAACAACCTGATTAAG GAGCTGTTGAAGGAGACGCGGAAGGAGCACACGCTGCGGGCGGTGGAGCTGCTCTACTCCATCTTCTGTCTGGACATGCAGCAAGTGACCCTGGTCCTGCTGGGCCACATCCTGCCTGGCCTGCTCACCGACTCCTCCAAGTGGCACAGCCTCATGGACCCCCCTGGCACGGCTCTCGCCAA GCTGGCCGTCTGGTGTGCCCTGAGTTCCTACTCTTCGCACAAGGGGCAGGCGTCCTCCCGCCAAAAGAAGAGACAGCGCGAAGACATCGAG GATTACATCAGCCTCTTCCCCTTGGATGACATGCAGCCCTCGAAGCTCATGCGACTTCTGAGCTCCAATGAGGAAGATGCAAATATCCTTTCGAGTCCCA CCGACCGGTCCATGAGCAGCTCCCTGTcagcctcccagctccacacgGTTAACATGAGAGACCCGCTGAACCGAGTCCTGG CCAACCTGTTCCTGCTCATTTCCTCCATCCTGGGCTCTCGGACCGCCGGCCCCCACACGCAGTTCGTGCAGTGGTTCATGGAGGACTGCGTGGACTGCCTGGAACAGGGCGGCCGAGGCAGCATCCTGCAGTTCATGCCCTTTACCACG GTATCGGAACTGGTAAAGGTGTCAGCCATGTCCAGCCCCAAGGTGGTTCTGGCCATCACGGACCTCAGCCTGCCCCTGGGCCGCCAGGTGGCCGCCAAAGCCATTGCCGCCCTCTGA